A genomic stretch from Carassius auratus strain Wakin chromosome 37, ASM336829v1, whole genome shotgun sequence includes:
- the LOC113056090 gene encoding sex hormone-binding globulin yields MNYLKEVVIVLVGLYLILLCRRASGDQIQISKRVINLAHRQSKWTPVMQMSANLSDITSIRSFFEFRTLDPEGAVFYGDTKEGRDWFVLSLRDGIPEMQIGKADILVSVKGGRKLNDGAWHLLELRNEGKFVVLEVNNKVELVVGLHSKLTEDDLSGTIRLALGGMLVDKRKLFHLFEPKIDACIREGHWLNLNATWDTDETWEPRPCFSEIKKGSYFPGTGVAMFNTSDLPGLKTEEAGITVEVFGSWTGTTLSLQSTGFEYVLGELEGNKDVKKEQLGLKEESESVVLPREPATLTLTILKHSLVVNSVSELEKESLDFFSMWKKGMLLTFGGVPGDSEKAKSTHYLRGCLEKILVQGQVIDLDRALYKHTAVSSHSCPTEAMNELT; encoded by the exons ATGAACTATCTAAAGGAAGTGGTCATAGTACTGGTAGGCCTGTACCTGATTCTGCTGTGCAGGAGAGCGTCAGGTGATCAG ATCCAGATATCCAAGAGAGTCATCAATCTTGCACACAGACAGTCCAAATGGACTCCCGTAATGCAGATGAGCGCAAATCTCTCTGACATCACGAG CATCAGATCTTTCTTTGAGTTTCGGACCCTTGATCCAGAGGGGGCTGTCTTTTATGGAGACACCAAAGAAGGACGGGACTGGTTTGTGCTTTCACTGCGTGATGGCATACCTGAAATGCAAATTGGGAAGGCAGACATCTTAGTGAGCGTAAAGGGAGGTCGCAAACTCAATGATGGAGCCTGGCACTTG CTGGAGTTGCGCAATGAAGGCAAATTTGTGGTGCTAGAGGTAAACAACAAGGTTGAGCTTGTAGTCGGCCTCCATTCTAAACTAACGGAAGACGACCTATCAGGAACAATACGTCTCGCTCTTGGTGGCATGCTGGTGGACAAACGAAAGCTCTTCCATCTA TTTGAGCCAAAAATAGATGCTTGTATAAGAGAAGGCCATTGGTTAAATCTCAACGCTACCTGGGATACAGACGAAACATGGGAACCCCGGCCCTGCTTCTCCGAGATCAAGAAAGGGAGCTATTTTCCAGGAACTGGAGTGGCTATGTTTAATACATCTG ATCTTCCTGGACTTAAGACAGAAGAGGCCGGTATTACAGTGGAGGTCTTCGGATCCTGGACTGGGACAACGCTGAGTCTCCAAAGCACAGGATTTGAGTATGTTTTGGGAGAGTTAGAAGGGAATAAAGATGTCAAG AAGGAGCAGTTGGGCCTGAAAGAGGAATCGGAAAGTGTTGTCCTTCCCCGTGAACCTGCAACACTTACTCTCACCATACTGAAACATTCACTTGTGGTAAACAGCGTATCAGAGCTTGAAAAGGAAAGTCTGGACTTTTTCTCCATGTGGAAAAAGGGGATGCTACTGACTTTTGGGGGAGTGCCAG gtgacaGCGAGAAGGCAAAAAGCACACATTACCTTCGTGGGTGTCTGGAGAAAATCCTTGTCCAAGGCCAGGTCATTGATCTTGATCGGGCATTGTACAAACACACTGCAGTGTCTTCTCACAGCTGTCCTACAGAAGCAATGAATGAACTCACTTAA